The Desulfovibrio sp. G11 region ACCGCCGTGTCTTCTGCCGCCCTGCCCATGGCCAGGATAATTCCGCCCCAGATGCCGGGCGCTGCGGCGGGCAGCAAAAGCCGCCGGGCAAGCTGCCGCCGGGTGAAGCCCAGTGCCGTTCCGGTAAGTCGCAAACTTCCGGGAACAGCCTCCAGCGCTTCGCATGTGGCCGTTACCAGTACGGGCAGAATCAGCAGCGCAAGACAGCAGGCCGCCAGCAGCAGTGAGGTATTGGCCCCCGGCGCAAAGGAGTGGCGTAAAAAAAGTATGAGCGTAAAGCCGAACAGCCCCATAACGATGGAGGGCGTACCCGCCAGCACATCCATGACCAGACGGATGTGCGCAGCCTGACGCGGGGAAGCAAATTCCGCCAGATACAGGCCGCAGCCCACCCCGGGAAAAAGCGCAAGAGCCAAGGTCAGGCCCACAAGATACAGGGTCCCGGCACAGGCCGGCCACAGGCCGTCCCACACCGGACGGCGGCCCAGCAGGGCATCCAGGGGCGGCACATCGTCGAAAAACAACGGCACTCCCAGCTGGGGCAAACCTTTATACAGCAGAAAAGCCAGCAGAAAAAACACGGCAATACAGGGAACAAGGGCACAGCAGCGCAACAGCCAGCGTAGCCATGCTTGCGAAAACAGGCTGCATCTCATGCCGCCCCCCCGCTACCTGCCGGGACCGGGCCACTTGAGGACCGCACAAGACGGCGCAACACAAGGCTTGCCCCCGTGTTTACGGCCAGAAGCACAAGTCCTGCGGCAAAAAGGGAAGTATAGGCAGCTCCGCCCACCTCATTGGCCGTCACAAGGGCCATGTGCGCCGTGAGGCTGCGCATGCTCTCGGCAAGACCGCCGGGAACCTGGGTGGCGTTGCCCGCCAGCATGAGGGGAATGAGCGTATCGCCCACTGCCCTGCCAAAGCCCAGCACCGCAGCGCTGGCAAGGGTACGCCCCGAGCCGGGGAGCACAAAAAGACGCAACAGGTCAAGCCGGCTGAAACCCAGGGCCAGCCCCCAGGGGCAGAGGCGGTCCAGCCGGGGACGCAGCCCGGCCATAAGGATGAGCACCATGGTCGGCAGAACAAGCAGAACCAGCATGACAGCCGCGGAGGCCAGGCACATGCCCGTGCCGCCCAGCACGGTGCGCGCCAGGGGCGTAAGCAGAAATACGGCGGCAAAGCCATAAACAACTGTGGGAACCGTCGTCATGAAGCGGATCAGACCGTTCACAAAGCGCGTCAGGGGGCGCGCCGTGGCGCTTTCTTCAGTGAGCAGCCAGCAGGCCAGCCCCAGGGCCAGAGGCCAGCCCAGCCCCAGAGCCAGTAAGGCCAGGGCCAGGGACCCCACACACATGGGCAGAATGCCGAACCGCCCCTGCGAGGGCAGCCACAGCCAGTCCAGCGGTCCGCCGGGTCCCGGGGAGCTTATGGTGGGCAGGGCCGCCGCCAGCACCATCATGAAAAGCAGAACAACCGCCAGCACTGCCAGCCAGACGGCCAGCAGCAGAAGACGGCCGGGGCTGTCGGTATTATCCCGCATATGGCGGCCCGCAGCCGGAAGCGCCGCAGCGCCCCCGGCCTGGCGGGCGGAGCGATTCCTATTTCTTGACATAGGGGATGTAGCCGGCACCGGATACGATATCCTGCCCGGCGGGAGTGAAGATATATTCCACAAAGGCCTTGGTCAGGCCCTGCGGTTCGCCCTTGGTGTTCATGTACAGAAGGCGCGTAACCTTGTACTCGCCTGAAGCGGCGTTTTCCTGACTGGGAGTGGCACCGTCAATGCTTATGCCCTTGATGCTGTTGTCCAGATGGCCGATGCCCACATAGCCGATGGCGTTGGGATCCTGGCTGACAGCTGTTTTCATGGCCCCGTTGGAACTGACCACGTTGGCTTTGGACGCTGCGACGCCCTTGTCCAGGGCGCGTTCTTCAAACGTTTCGCGCGTGCCGCTGCCGTCTTCGCGCACATAGAGAGATATGGGAGCGTCAGCACCGCCCACTTCCTTCCAGTTGGCTATTTTGCCGGAAAAAACATCCTTTATCTGGGCTTTGGTCAGCCCCGTGACCCTGTTGGCCGGATTGACAGCCACAGCCACGCCGTCAATGGCAAATGGAAAGGTCATAAGACCGTATTTTTCCACTTCCGCAGGTTTGAGGGCGCGGCCGGTATTGCCGATCTGCACAATGCCCTCGCCCACTTTCTGCACACCCACGCCGGAGCCGCCCCCTGCCACAGTAATGCGTACGTCCGGGTTAACGGCCATGATCTGCCTGGCGGCCTCTTTCATAACAGGAATGTGGGCCGTACCTCCCGCAATATCCACAACTCCCTTCTGCCCCCTGAATGCATCCAGAGGGGCGGAAGGCGAGGCAGCAAAGGCCGTGCCAAGGCCGCACATAAGCAGAACAGCCGCAAGAATTATACGTTTCATGACAGTCTCCTACGGTTAGCGTGAACAGAAAGCGCGGACGCGCCACGCAGTGAACAGCAACAGACGCGATTACATCGCCGGGAGTCAGGTAGAAGATGGAAAGCTGCCCTTGCGGCGCAGTACAAAAACTGCCCGCTAGACGGACAAGGGAGACATCCAGCCCCACCCGACAGGCAGTCAGGTGATGCCGGAAAAAAAGAACAGGGGTTCCTGTGCGACCAGCCCCGCCATATCCGGCAGACTGCCCGCATTGACCGCCAAAACCGCAAAAGCGGCACGGCCGGCGCATCGCGGCAAAGCCGCGTGGAACCTGAAAGGAATACCCATAGCTCGGGTTTATCTGATGCGCGGGGGCCGGTCAAGCCGCGCCGGGGTGCCCCCGCCTTTGGTCCGGCTGGACGTTTCAGGTTTGGACGAAAGGCAAGGGTGCAACAGCATATCCCCGCCCGAAACCGTGTCGTCCCGAAATGATTTTGCCTGTCATATCAAGGAAAAATTCGACGCAGAGATATCATGAAAGGCATACGTGACGACACTGGCTACAGGCCGAAAAACCGCCGGGCATTGGCACCGCACTGCCGCCACAGTTCTTCCGCATCCTGCCCGCGCGCTTCCGCCACCGCCCGCGCCGTAAACACTGTAAAGGCAGGCTCGTTGCGCTTGCCGCGCCAGGGTACAGGAGCTAGATACGGAGCGTCGGTCTCCAGCATGAGCCGGTCGGAGGGAATGCAGGCTACGGCTTCGCGCAGATCTTCATTGGCCTTGTAGGTCACGGGGCCGGGTACAGATACATGCCAGCCGTTGCGCACGATGCGCCGGGCCAGGTCCGGCCCTTTGCCAAAACAGTGCCACAGTAGCGGATAACCGGCAAAACCCTGCGACTCCAGAACCATGAGCGTTTCTTTTTCAGCCTCACGGCAGTGAATCACCACAGGACGCTCCAGCTCACGGGCCAGCCTGAGCTGCGCGGTAAAAACCTCGTACTGTACTTCGCGGGGGCAATCGTCCCAATAAAAATCCAGGCCGATTTCACCCACGGCCTTGAGGCGCGGCTCTTCTGCAAAGGCCTGGCGCATGGCTTCGATAACCTGGGGCGTGCAGTCCCGCCCATGGCAGGGGTGCACACCAAGCAGAAAGAAAACCTGCGGGTGATCCGCAAAATAGTGCCGCCGGGCGGCGAGATGGCCGGGATTGAGAAAGACATTGCCCACATGGCTTACGCCGCAGGCAGCGGCCCTTTCCAGTACGGCTTCACGGTCCAGGTCAAACTCCTCGCCGTCCAGATGGGCGTGGCTGTCGACACCTTCCGGCGGCAGGGGAACAGAAACGGGATCAATGCGGTTGGTGGATTTTTTCGACATGCTTACCTCGCGCCGTTACATAACAACGTGCGCGGGCAAGGGCAAGGCCCGGCAGCAGCGCCATTGCCAAGACAGGGCAATAGCGCTATGCTGAACTGGTTTTGTTGTCCTAATTTTTGATTTAACACCACTTTTTCCGGGGGAAATATGCATCTCCGCAAACGTATACTGGTCACGGGCGGTTCGGGCTTTCTCGGTTCGCACCTGTGTGAAAGACTGCTCAACGAGGGACATGAAGTCCTTTGCGTGGACAACTTCTTTTCCAGCGCCCGCGCCAATGTGGAGGAATTTCTCGATAACAGAAGATTCGAGCTTATCCGCCACGATGTGACCTTTCCCCTGTATGTGGAAGTGGACGAAATCTACAACCTCGCCTGCCCGGCCTCGCCCATTCACTATCAGCACGACCCGGTGCAGACCATCAAGACCTGCGTTCACGGGGCCATCAATATGCTGGGGCTGGCCAAGAGGCTCAAGGCGCGCATCTATCAGGCGTCCACCAGTGAAGTGTACGGCGACCCCGAAATACACCCGCAGACCGAGGACTACTGGGGCCATGTGAACCCCAACGGCATCCGTTCGTGCTACGATGAAGGCAAGCGCTGCGCCGAAGCCCTGTTTTTCTCTTACTGGCGCCAGGGCGGCCTGCCCATCAAGGTGGGGCGCATCTTCAATACCTACGGACCCAAAATGCATCCCAACGACGGGCGCGTGGTGTCCAACTTCATCATTCAGGCACTCAAGGGCCAGCCCATCACCATTTACGGAGACGGCAGCCAGACGCGCTCTTTCTGCTATGTGGATGACCTGATCGAGTGCATGGTCCGCTTTATGGCTTCGCCCGAAGACTTCATCGGCCCGATGAATATGGGCAACCCCGGCGAATTCACCATTCGCGAACTGGCAGAAAAGGTCGTGGACATGACCGGCAGCAAATCCGTGATCAGTTACGAACCGCTGCCCGGTGACGACCCCAAACAGCGACGGCCCGACATTACGCTGGCCCGCGAAAAACTCGGCTGGGAGCCGCAGGTCAAGCTGGAAGACGGTTTGAAAAAGACCATCGCCTACTTTGACAGCATGTTAAAACTGGGCATGGCCTGACCACTGCCCGAAAGCCACCCTATGCCATGACGCTCTTTATCATAACCCTGCTTGTCCTGGCGGCGGCTGCCGCCGCCATGGCCCTGTTCGCGCTGCTGCCCTCTCCGGCGGGCAGCGGCCGGGCCGCCAACCTGCTTGGCTCCTGTGGAGCCGCGGCGGGCTGTCTGGCTGGCCTGTGCGCGCTGGCCTTCACCCCCTGGGGCGAGGCTGTCTCCCTGCGCCTGCCCTGGGGCCTGCCCGTGGGGGCCTGTACTCTGGGTCTTGACCCCCTGAGCCGTATTTTCCTGCTGCCGGTTTTCGGTCTTGGCCTTGTGTGCGCCCTCTCCGGAGGCATGGCACTACGGCACACCCGCCCGCAGGAACACAACCTGGCGGCGCACTGGTTTTTTTACATCCTGCTGATTCTCGGGCTGGCGCTTGTCATGGCGGCGCGTGATGCCGTACTTTTCATGCTGGCCTGGGAACTTATGTCTCTCGCGCCATTTTTTCTCATTGAATTTAATGACGGCGACCGTCAGGTGCGCGACGCCTCATGGGTCTACCTGGTGGCAGCCCACCTTGGGGCCGTGGCCCTTATGGCCTTTTTTGTGCTGCTCTGGCAGAGCACGGGAACCACATCGCTTGACATCCTTCAGGGCGGCGCAGTCATGCAGGGGGTGGCGCGCGACGCCGGTTCCGGCGTGCTGACAGCCCTTTTTGCACTGGCCGTGCTCGGTTTCGGTGCCAAGGCCGGGCTTGTCCCCATGCACGTCTGGCTGCCGGAGGCACACCCTGCCGCGCCAAGCCATGTTTCGGCCCTGCTTTCCGGAGCCATGATCAACGCGGGCCTGTACGGAATCATTCGCAGCCTCAGCCTGCTGGCCGCGCCCGGCGCGGCTCCCGAATGGTGGGGCTGGACCCTGCTGCTGCTGGGCCTTGCCACCGGCCTGATCGGCATTCTGAAAGCGCTGGGCCAGAGCAACCTCAAACGCCTGCTGGCCTACTCCAGCGTGGAAAACATGGGACTTATGCTCATGGGCGTGGGCGCAGGTCTCATAGGCCTGGCCTGCGGCAATGCATGGATAGCCACCCTCGGTTTTGCGGGCAGCCTTATGCACATGCTGAACCACGCCGGTTTCAAGGGACTGCTTTTTCTGTCCGCCGGAGAAGTGCTGCATGCCACAGGCACTGTGCGTATGGAGCAGTTGGGCGGCCTGCAAAAACGCCTGCCCCTGCTTGGCGCGGCCTTTGCCCTTGGAGCAGCGGCCATTGCCTGCCTGCCGCCTCTTAACGGTTTTGCAGGTGAGCTTGTGCTGGCGCTTTCGCTGCTGGACGGGCCAAGCCTGCCCGGCGTGGAGCGGCAGGTGGGGCTTTTGCTGGCGCTGGTAACCCTTGCTCTCATCAGTGGCCTTGCCGCCGCCCTGTACGCCAAGGCCTACGGCATCACCTTTCTTGGCGAGCCACGTTCGGGCTTTGCGGCCAATGCCCGCCCCGCAGGCTGGCGAACCCTCTGGCCTCTCGCCCTGCCCGCGGCAGTCTGTGTGCTTGGCGGTCTGGCGGCTCCGCTCTTTTTTGACCTCGCCTCCATGACGGGACTGGCCGCCCTGCCCATGCCCAACGACATGCAGGCCGGTGCCCTGGCAGGACAAGAACAGATGCGCGCCAGCCTTGCCATGGTGTCGCTGGTCGGCTCCATTGCCCTGGGCCTTGCCCTGGCAGGCATTGTCCTGCGCAAACGGCTGCTCAAAAGGCGCAGCGTGGGCAGTATGCCCACCTGGGGCTGCGGCTATCAGGGCGGTACGGCCCGCATCCAGTACACTGATGCGGGATTTTCCGAACCGCTCGGCAAGATATTCGCGCCCGGCATGGGCCTGAAAGTGCGCATGCAGCTGGATTCACGTCTGTTCCCCGACAAGGGGGAAATGAGCGTTTCCGCTCCTGACCGCCTGCGCCGCTCCATCTACGACCCGCTTTTTGAAGGCATAGAGCGCCTGTGCAATGCCTGCAAGATCATGCAACACGGCAAAATACATCTTTATATTCTTTACATTCTGGCCACAGTTGTGGGTCTGCTTGTATGGGGGCTGAGCGCATGAGACAAGACATAGCCGTCTATTTCGTGCAGTTTGCGCTGGCCCTTGTTCTGGCTCCGCTGCTGCCCGGCATTATCAACAGGGTCAAGGCCAAGTTTGCAGGCAGGCATGGCAAACCCCTCCTGCAAACCTATTATGACCTCGCGCGGCTCATGCGCAAGGGCGAGGTCATCAGCCGCACAACCACCTGGGTTTTTGCCTGCGGTCCGGCGGTAGCGCTGGCCACAGCCCTTTGCGCCATTGCCCTGCTGC contains the following coding sequences:
- a CDS encoding PstA family ABC transporter permease; this translates as MRCSLFSQAWLRWLLRCCALVPCIAVFFLLAFLLYKGLPQLGVPLFFDDVPPLDALLGRRPVWDGLWPACAGTLYLVGLTLALALFPGVGCGLYLAEFASPRQAAHIRLVMDVLAGTPSIVMGLFGFTLILFLRHSFAPGANTSLLLAACCLALLILPVLVTATCEALEAVPGSLRLTGTALGFTRRQLARRLLLPAAAPGIWGGIILAMGRAAEDTAVIMLTGVVANAGLPAGLGDKFEALPFSIFYTAAQYQDTNELLRGFGAALVLLLLSSFLLLCARRMEVRFRRRWQGVS
- a CDS encoding proton-conducting transporter transmembrane domain-containing protein, which produces MTLFIITLLVLAAAAAAMALFALLPSPAGSGRAANLLGSCGAAAGCLAGLCALAFTPWGEAVSLRLPWGLPVGACTLGLDPLSRIFLLPVFGLGLVCALSGGMALRHTRPQEHNLAAHWFFYILLILGLALVMAARDAVLFMLAWELMSLAPFFLIEFNDGDRQVRDASWVYLVAAHLGAVALMAFFVLLWQSTGTTSLDILQGGAVMQGVARDAGSGVLTALFALAVLGFGAKAGLVPMHVWLPEAHPAAPSHVSALLSGAMINAGLYGIIRSLSLLAAPGAAPEWWGWTLLLLGLATGLIGILKALGQSNLKRLLAYSSVENMGLMLMGVGAGLIGLACGNAWIATLGFAGSLMHMLNHAGFKGLLFLSAGEVLHATGTVRMEQLGGLQKRLPLLGAAFALGAAAIACLPPLNGFAGELVLALSLLDGPSLPGVERQVGLLLALVTLALISGLAAALYAKAYGITFLGEPRSGFAANARPAGWRTLWPLALPAAVCVLGGLAAPLFFDLASMTGLAALPMPNDMQAGALAGQEQMRASLAMVSLVGSIALGLALAGIVLRKRLLKRRSVGSMPTWGCGYQGGTARIQYTDAGFSEPLGKIFAPGMGLKVRMQLDSRLFPDKGEMSVSAPDRLRRSIYDPLFEGIERLCNACKIMQHGKIHLYILYILATVVGLLVWGLSA
- a CDS encoding TatD family hydrolase, giving the protein MSKKSTNRIDPVSVPLPPEGVDSHAHLDGEEFDLDREAVLERAAACGVSHVGNVFLNPGHLAARRHYFADHPQVFFLLGVHPCHGRDCTPQVIEAMRQAFAEEPRLKAVGEIGLDFYWDDCPREVQYEVFTAQLRLARELERPVVIHCREAEKETLMVLESQGFAGYPLLWHCFGKGPDLARRIVRNGWHVSVPGPVTYKANEDLREAVACIPSDRLMLETDAPYLAPVPWRGKRNEPAFTVFTARAVAEARGQDAEELWRQCGANARRFFGL
- a CDS encoding UDP-glucuronic acid decarboxylase family protein, translated to MHLRKRILVTGGSGFLGSHLCERLLNEGHEVLCVDNFFSSARANVEEFLDNRRFELIRHDVTFPLYVEVDEIYNLACPASPIHYQHDPVQTIKTCVHGAINMLGLAKRLKARIYQASTSEVYGDPEIHPQTEDYWGHVNPNGIRSCYDEGKRCAEALFFSYWRQGGLPIKVGRIFNTYGPKMHPNDGRVVSNFIIQALKGQPITIYGDGSQTRSFCYVDDLIECMVRFMASPEDFIGPMNMGNPGEFTIRELAEKVVDMTGSKSVISYEPLPGDDPKQRRPDITLAREKLGWEPQVKLEDGLKKTIAYFDSMLKLGMA
- a CDS encoding PstC family ABC transporter permease, with the translated sequence MRDNTDSPGRLLLLAVWLAVLAVVLLFMMVLAAALPTISSPGPGGPLDWLWLPSQGRFGILPMCVGSLALALLALGLGWPLALGLACWLLTEESATARPLTRFVNGLIRFMTTVPTVVYGFAAVFLLTPLARTVLGGTGMCLASAAVMLVLLVLPTMVLILMAGLRPRLDRLCPWGLALGFSRLDLLRLFVLPGSGRTLASAAVLGFGRAVGDTLIPLMLAGNATQVPGGLAESMRSLTAHMALVTANEVGGAAYTSLFAAGLVLLAVNTGASLVLRRLVRSSSGPVPAGSGGAA
- a CDS encoding phosphate ABC transporter substrate-binding protein, whose product is MKRIILAAVLLMCGLGTAFAASPSAPLDAFRGQKGVVDIAGGTAHIPVMKEAARQIMAVNPDVRITVAGGGSGVGVQKVGEGIVQIGNTGRALKPAEVEKYGLMTFPFAIDGVAVAVNPANRVTGLTKAQIKDVFSGKIANWKEVGGADAPISLYVREDGSGTRETFEERALDKGVAASKANVVSSNGAMKTAVSQDPNAIGYVGIGHLDNSIKGISIDGATPSQENAASGEYKVTRLLYMNTKGEPQGLTKAFVEYIFTPAGQDIVSGAGYIPYVKK